The DNA window GCTCCATCTTCCTCCACGGCTATGGCCATTTCCCGGAGAAGCGCCCCTTCTAGTCCCTGCCTGTCTCCCAGGTCCAGGACAGGTATGTTTACCGAGCGCACCGAGGCCAGTTTGTCCTCAACACCTGATAGCTTGGCGATGTCCTCCAGGATGGGCACCACGTTCTGCAGCACCGACACCACGGAGAAGCGGTGTCCCATCCCCGCTGCCAGCAGCATGGAGGGGGAGCCGGCACCCACCACCGGTATCCTGACCAGTTCCCGGGCGGCCCTCACCCCGGGATCCCCGAAGCAGTCTATGACAACACCGGAGAACCCCTGTTCTTCAGCGCTCTTCACGCGCTCCAGGATCTCAGGGGTGGCAAGGGCCTCATCGTAGCTGGATTCTATGGAGGCCGGCCCGCGGGTAAGGTGAGTCACCTCCACCTCCGTGCCCGGGCGCGCCACGGCGCTGAACTCCCTGGCGACCTCCTCGTCAAAGAGGGCCGTCACTATGGGGATAATCACGAGTATCCTTTGCATATGGCTTTCTCCTTTTTCTTGGCAGGCCCATGGGGGTATCCACGGGCCTGCCCGTCTAGTCCTCAAGCCCCAGGCTTGACCAGTGCCGCCCGTGATTTGGCGAAGATGGGAACCAGTATGAGCTGGCACAGCACAGCCGCCAGGAAACTGTCTAGAGCGGATACGGTGGTGAGGGTAAAGAGGCCGAAGCCTCCGGGCTTGGGCGTTGTGGAGAAGCCTACCAGGGCCGCGATGACCCAGGAGATGATGGCCTCCCACCGGATGGCCGGTACGCCGGAGACCTTGTCAAAGTGGTAGGCCCTGCGGCTGAAGAAGAAGTAGTCGGATACGTACACGCCTCCTATTGGCGGCACCAAGGCGCTCAGGATGACCAGCCACTGGATGAACCGTCCGTATATGCCCCACATGGCCAGGATGGTGCCCAGAACGCCGGCTACAATCGTCAATTGCCACTTGGGCTGTTTTTTGAAGATGAGAGAGAAACCAAGAGCGGCAGAATAAAGATTGTTGTCGTTCGTGGTCCACTGGGCGAAAATGAGCACGAGCATGGCAGGGAGGCCCCATCCCAAGGCCAGCATGACCTTGACAACGTCGCTCTCGCCCGTGGCCTTGGCAAAGGTTGCTCCGAGAAACAGGACGATGCTGAAGCCGATGAGAAAACCGAGGACCGATGACAGGGCGGCGTCGCGTGGAGTACGGGCGTAGCGGGAGATGTCAGGCCCTATCACAGCTCCTACCATGAACGACCCTGCCACTATGGATGTGGCAAAGCCAAGACTCATTGGAGTCCCGACTGGACCCATGGCCCAGAGGGTGCCAAAGGGATGGTCCCTGAGGACCACGATCAGGGAAGCGAACATGAGTGCACCCACCAGCGGTATGGCGGTGACGCTCAGCTTCGCGATGGCCCTGTACCCGAAAACCGCCGTGGAGGTCATGAGCAAGCCTCCCAGGAATACGAGTACACCAGTGCTTACGGTAACCCCTGTGAGCTTCTCTACAACCACGAATGCGGTTTCTCCAAAGAGGCCTGTCTGGACGCCAAACCAGCCGTAGCAGCCGAGCGCCAGGACCATGGATACGAGATAGGAGCCCTTTTCACCGAAGGCGAACTTGGAGATCATGGCTGTGGACAGGTGGGTGTGCGCCCCCACCACGGAGCAGAGGGCGCTGATGGCCGTGAGGACGAGTGACCCCAAGACTGCGGCTATGATGGCTTGGCCGAGGCTGAGGCCGGCACCGAGAATGCCACCCAGCATGAGGGCAGCGATGCACACGCCAATACCAACCCACACCATCCCCATCTGGAACCAACCTCTTCGAAGGTGTTCTGGAACCGGTTCTCGCTCGTAGTCCTTGAACAGCTCTGTCTTTGTCTCTTCCGGCACTTCGACATCCTCCTTCCCCGGGTCTGGCCCGGAATGGGATACCGGGTGCCGCTTGACCCTGTGAAATAGGACAGTCTCCAACGTTGGCGCAGTTCCTTTCCACATCGCTGCCGCTGGACGGGCAACTCGTGGGGGAGGAAGGGGTGTAAGGACTGGCAATGGCCCGCGACACACCGGGCAGTATGTAGCGTGCGGACTTCGACACGTGATGAGTCTTGTCCTTCTAGGCATGGATGATTCTGCTATGGTTCTCACGGAGATTCTCAGCGGGGAACATGGGAAGGAGGAAGACCCCGGTCCTGGGGGGCCCTAAATCCTGGTTTGGAGCCTTGTCACCGGCGTACCACCCCATGGTCGCGCGGGCTTCCGGCTCCGTGGGGCCGCGGGCACGGCTTGTCATCGTGAGGCGTCCATGGAAATAGTCAGCTGGGCGCGGGCCAGGGAGCCCAGCACTACCCCTGCGGTCGCCTGGGGTAACCTGGTCAAGGGAAACCGTGAGGGCAAGTGCTGGCTGAAAGACCAGGAGGACGATGCTGGCGAGCGCTGGGCGACCGGCGGGGATCGTGCCTGGGCGGTCACTCTCTCCGGCCGGTTTCCGAGAACCATAACGGGAAGAGCCAGCATATCGTCGTCCAGTAGAAGTAAAGCGCCAGGAAGTAGCGATCTTGGGGCCTAAGTCCCGGAAAGCCATAAAAACACAGTACGTGGTGGCCGGGGAGCCAGGGCATGGCCAGGAGTACTAGCCCTCACCAGACCTTTTCTTTTCTCACCCCGCCCCATGATGGTGGGCGCCTGGTAAGGCAGTAAAACCGGGCGAAGGATGGCTTCGCCCGGTCCCGCATGTCTAGGCGAGCGCGACCACGTCAATCTCCACCAGCATCTCTTTGGCCACAAGCTCCTTTACCACCACCGTAGTTCTTGCGGGTGGCTCCGACGGGAAGTATGCGCGGAACACAGAATTCATGTCCTGGAAGTCGCCAGCCTGGGTCAGGAACACCTGTACCTTGACGACCCTTTCCAGGGAGCTCCCGCCAGCCTCCAGCACATCCTTGACGTTCTCCATGGCCTGCCTAGTCTGGGCCGCCGCATCGCCCGCGGCGATCTCCTTGGTCCTCGGGTTCACACCAACCGCACCTGCCAGGAACAAGAA is part of the Bacillota bacterium genome and encodes:
- a CDS encoding cytosine permease, which gives rise to MPEETKTELFKDYEREPVPEHLRRGWFQMGMVWVGIGVCIAALMLGGILGAGLSLGQAIIAAVLGSLVLTAISALCSVVGAHTHLSTAMISKFAFGEKGSYLVSMVLALGCYGWFGVQTGLFGETAFVVVEKLTGVTVSTGVLVFLGGLLMTSTAVFGYRAIAKLSVTAIPLVGALMFASLIVVLRDHPFGTLWAMGPVGTPMSLGFATSIVAGSFMVGAVIGPDISRYARTPRDAALSSVLGFLIGFSIVLFLGATFAKATGESDVVKVMLALGWGLPAMLVLIFAQWTTNDNNLYSAALGFSLIFKKQPKWQLTIVAGVLGTILAMWGIYGRFIQWLVILSALVPPIGGVYVSDYFFFSRRAYHFDKVSGVPAIRWEAIISWVIAALVGFSTTPKPGGFGLFTLTTVSALDSFLAAVLCQLILVPIFAKSRAALVKPGA
- a CDS encoding aspartate/glutamate racemase family protein is translated as MQRILVIIPIVTALFDEEVAREFSAVARPGTEVEVTHLTRGPASIESSYDEALATPEILERVKSAEEQGFSGVVIDCFGDPGVRAARELVRIPVVGAGSPSMLLAAGMGHRFSVVSVLQNVVPILEDIAKLSGVEDKLASVRSVNIPVLDLGDRQGLEGALLREMAIAVEEDGAHVLVLGCTGMMGVAGSLQRALEARFGHFVPVVDPVGASMAHLQGMLAMNTSHSKLTYMDPPQKKRA
- a CDS encoding RidA family protein, whose protein sequence is MKKEVILPPGASADAPYSPAVRAGGFLFLAGAVGVNPRTKEIAAGDAAAQTRQAMENVKDVLEAGGSSLERVVKVQVFLTQAGDFQDMNSVFRAYFPSEPPARTTVVVKELVAKEMLVEIDVVALA